DNA from Dietzia lutea:
AGTCACCGGTGCGGACGGTGCGGGTCGGGACGATCTGCCGGCCGTCGGGGGTGGCCCAGCCGATCGGCAGGACCGCGTCGGCGAGAGTCGGCAGCGGCGCGCCGGTGTCGACGCGCACGGTCTGACCGGGCTGCAGCCGGATGGGCTGGCGGGAGCCGGCGGTGATCTGACCGACCACGGGCAGGGCCACGGGGCCGTCCGGCGCGTCACCGCCCCGGTCGCCAGGGCCGTCGGGCCGGACGTCGACGCTGCGCACCGCATAACCGTCGATCGCGGCCTGGTCGAACGACGGGAGCGGGCGCTCGGCCACGACCTCCTCGGCGCACAGCAGACCCTGCGCCTCGGAGATCGCCACGCGCACGGGACGCGGGGCGACCGCGGCCGCCGTCACCAGAGCCAGCTGTTCCTCGACGGAGCGCACCAGGTGCTCCTTTCCCGTACCCGTCACCGCCCGCGCGAGCGGACCCGCCTCACCAGTGGAAAAGGGGTTACGCCCCCAGTCGGCCCGCGAGCCACTCGCGGAGGTCGTCCGCGTACGCCGGGTTGTCCAGCGCGAAGTCCACGCACGCCTTGATGTAGCCGCCCGGGTTGCCCAGGTCGTGGCGGGTGCCGTCGTGGACCACCACGTGCACGGGGTGCCCCTCGTCGATGAGCAGGTCGATCGCGTCGGTAATCTGGATCTCCCCGCCGGCGCCCGGCTCGGTGCGACGCAGCGCGTCGAAGATCGCGCGGTCGAGCACGTACCGCCCGGCCGCGGCGAGGTTGGAGGGCGCGTCCTCGGCGGCCGGCTTCTCGACCATGCCGAGCACCTTCTTCACCGACGGGTCGTCGGTGTCCTCCACCTCGAACACGCCGTAGGAGGAGACGTTGTCCGGGTCCACCTCGAACGCGCACAGCACGCTGCCGCCGCGCTCGGCGCGGACGGCGTTCATCTGGCCGAGGATCCCGAACGGCAGCACCAGGTCGTCCGGCAGCAGCACCGCCACGGCCTGCTCCTCGGCGCCGAGCACCGACTCGACCTGCGCGATCGCGTGCCCCAGGCCCAGGGGCTCGTCCTGACGGACGTCGACGACCTCGATGAGCCCGGGCGCGCGCTGGACCTTGTGTAGCAGGACGTCCTTGCCGCGGTCCTCGAGCGTGCCCTCGAGGACGGAGTCCTCGGCGAAGTGCGCCATCACGCCGACCTTGCGCTCGGAAGTGACGATCGCGAGCCGCCCGGCCCCCGCCTCGGTGGCCTCCTCGGCGATGAGCTCGATCCCCGGCGTGTCCACGACGGGCAGGAGCTCCTTGGGCACCGTCTTGGTGGCGGGCAGGAACCGGGTCCCGAGACCGGCCGCCGGGACGACGGCGGTCCGGAACTGCGGCGCGGGTGAGGTGTCGGACGTCATGGCGACCACCTTAGACCGCGTACCCGGCACCCACGGGTGACGCCACGCGCGGCAGACTGTGGCTCATGCCGCAGGACGAGCCCGACGTCGGCGCGGGGCCCACCGCCGACGCGGCCGTGAAGGCACGGTTGCGCCGGGAGGTCCTCGCGCGCCGCGCCGCCGTGCCCGCGCCGGTGCGCGTCCGGCGTGACCGGGCCATCCTCGACCACCTGGCGGGGATCGTCACCGCGGGGATGGTCGTCTGTGCGTACGTGCCCGACGACGACGAGGCCGGCGGGCGGGGTCTGCCGGAGGAGCTGGCGCGCCGCGGTGCGCGGGTACTATTGCCCGTCTCCCCGGCGCGCGGCCCGGTGGAGTGGGCTGCGTACGCCGGGCCGGCGGATCTGGTTCGGGGCCGGTTCGGCATCCTCGTGCCGTCAGCGCCGCCGGGGGACCCGGAACTCATCGCCGACGCCGACCTCGTACTGGTGCCGGCCGTGGCCGTCGACCGTTCCGGGACGCGGCTCGGGCGGGGCGGCGGCTACTACGACCGCTCGCTCGCACTCGTCGGGCCCCGCACCCGACTCCTCGCGCTGGCCGACACGGAGAACGTCCTCGAGCACATCCCCGCCGAGGCCCACGACCGGCCCGTGCACGGCGCCATCACGCCGGACGGGGTTCTCGACTTCGGAACTTGGCACTCGCCGGAGTAGAGTGCCAATCACAATCCGATACGTCTCGGGAGGCCAGATGCCCACCTACTCCTACCGGTGCCGCGACTGTGGCGTCGCCTTCGACATCCAGCAGTCCTTCGACGAGGACTCGCTGACGGTCTGCCCGCAGTGCGACGGCGGCCTGCGCAAGCTCTTCAACACGGTCGGTGTCGTCTTCAAGGGCTCCGGCTTCTACCGCACGGATAGTCGCGGCGCCGGCGAGGGCGGCTCGTCCGGCTCGGGTTCGTCCGGGTCCGGTTCCTCGGGCGGCTCCTCGAACGGCAGCTCCTCGAACGGCTCGTCGAGCGGCGGTTCCTCGTCCACCGGGTCCTCGGGATCAGGGTCCGGTTCGGGCTCGAGCGCGACCGCCGGTGCCGGCTCGTCCTCGGGCTCGTCCAGCTCGTCGTCGTCCTCGTCGTCGTAACCGACCTCGTAGTCGACCTCCCCACCCCTGCTCGCAGTCGCTCCCGCGCCTGGCGCCTCGCTCCCGCGCCTGAGCACTCGGAACGCAGCCGCTCCTGGGCATGGCGTCTCGCCCGCTCTTCGGGGTGTGCGAGACGCCATGGCGGGGAGCGGCTGCGTTCACCATGTCCCGCGCCCGGGACCCCGCCGCGCCCCCGGCCCCACGTCCGGGCCCGGCGGCTCCCCCTGCCCGACGGCCGTGACTCGGCGTCTCTCCACATCCCCGTCCGCCTCCACAGGTCTCTCGTGTGGGCGCTCGCGGCGCAGCCGTCGCCCGGAGCGTGCGGCTACGGTCTGACCGACACCGCCGGGCGACGGCGGCATCGCTGATCGCGCCGCGGGCGCGCCGACCGACGGGGGACCCCA
Protein-coding regions in this window:
- a CDS encoding FmdB family zinc ribbon protein, coding for MPTYSYRCRDCGVAFDIQQSFDEDSLTVCPQCDGGLRKLFNTVGVVFKGSGFYRTDSRGAGEGGSSGSGSSGSGSSGGSSNGSSSNGSSSGGSSSTGSSGSGSGSGSSATAGAGSSSGSSSSSSSSSS
- a CDS encoding UTP--glucose-1-phosphate uridylyltransferase, whose translation is MTSDTSPAPQFRTAVVPAAGLGTRFLPATKTVPKELLPVVDTPGIELIAEEATEAGAGRLAIVTSERKVGVMAHFAEDSVLEGTLEDRGKDVLLHKVQRAPGLIEVVDVRQDEPLGLGHAIAQVESVLGAEEQAVAVLLPDDLVLPFGILGQMNAVRAERGGSVLCAFEVDPDNVSSYGVFEVEDTDDPSVKKVLGMVEKPAAEDAPSNLAAAGRYVLDRAIFDALRRTEPGAGGEIQITDAIDLLIDEGHPVHVVVHDGTRHDLGNPGGYIKACVDFALDNPAYADDLREWLAGRLGA
- a CDS encoding 5-formyltetrahydrofolate cyclo-ligase → MPQDEPDVGAGPTADAAVKARLRREVLARRAAVPAPVRVRRDRAILDHLAGIVTAGMVVCAYVPDDDEAGGRGLPEELARRGARVLLPVSPARGPVEWAAYAGPADLVRGRFGILVPSAPPGDPELIADADLVLVPAVAVDRSGTRLGRGGGYYDRSLALVGPRTRLLALADTENVLEHIPAEAHDRPVHGAITPDGVLDFGTWHSPE